The sequence GCTCCAAGAGCAGCCTTTACGGGGTCTACTCCTATAGCTTTAAGGGCAGGACCGAGGAAAGTAATAATTGTCGTTTGTGCCGTTGTTTGAGAACCGGTAAGCATACCTACAAGTATTGTTGCAAAGCCACCACCTAATTTCATTGTGGTAGCACTTAGGTTCTCAGCGTAATTTTTAACTAGATCGATAAGTCCTGCTTGATAAAAAGCACCTATCATCACACCAGCACACAGCTGAATTTGTATTGTCTTACTTACCTTTTTTATGCCCTCACTAATTACACTGGTAGCTTTTTTATTAACCTGAGGAAATATAAAACTAATTAAAAGAACTACAACAAGAGCTTCAACAACTCTAAAGGTTATCCCTTTGATAATAGGAATCTTCCCTAATATTTGGTTTATACTTACAAAGAATCCCCATTCATTAAATATGTTGTAATTAAATCCAGAAGCCAACACAACAATAAATATTAATACACCTAAAGGCACAAGGGTATGCCATTTTTCCATAAGGATCTCAGAAGCGGTTTTTTTCGGAATTAGTTCTTCGGGAAGCTGTTTAATTTTTACATATCGCCATGAAGCTAAAATTGCAACTAATACTCCTAAACCTACGGTAAAGTACCCGATTCTTATTAACGGGTCGGGAGATTCCAGCCCGACTAAAGACGCGGAAAGGAAAAAAGCCTGTGTAATTGGAGGCATTACAGAACCTAAAATTGCTCCTGATAAAATTACACTACCTATCTGTTCGCCTTTTAATCCTATTTCGAATAGACCCATTACAACCAGAACCCCTATAACTGTAGCTGCTGCAATAGCATCTCCCAGCAGTGAACCTGCTAGAGTCAAGGTTAATATAACAGCGGCTATAAGCCCTTTAGGAGATTTGCCGAACAATGCTCGAAAGGTGTTTAAAACTGTATCCATTGTTCCAAGTTTAACCTGTGATTCGGCATATATACTCCCAAAGAAGGACAGCATTATAACCCATGCTATTCTGTCTATCCCGGAAATACTTGCTTTCAATAATCCAACGATCCCTAGGCCACCCATGAGTGCTGCCGTAATACCTGCAATCAATAATCCTGCTCTAGGGTCACCTCCAATACGTGGAATTGAAGGTGTAAGAATTATAATAAAAAGCAGTGCTACAGGTATGAGAATTAATAACATTTTTAAAAACCTCCTCGGTTTTTACTTTAATATCTTTATTTTCCATTTTTAGGGTATTGGCTTTTTGCCGTGAGTCTTTTTATTTTGTATCTATCTGATTTATTTACCCATACTGCTCCCCTCCTCCCTAAATAGAAATTCTTATTTTCAGTTTTCAGGGAAGAATTTTTTTCTTTGTTAAATGATAAATATGCATACACTGTGCCATATTTTCATGCTTTGCTTCTTAAACTTTGTAAAATATTAAAAAAAGGCTTTGGAAAGCTTTTTACCTTTATAATCCTACTCATTGGAAATTCTATTTTTTCGAATCAAATTTCTCTAAAAACTTGCATAATTTATTGGTCAAATAAATTCTAAATTTTATAATTTCTTTCTAATTTTTATAAATTAGGCAGCAGTCAATATTTAGGTTTAACCCCTATTAGTAATCTTAAGAAAGTTACCTCCTCCAAACTCCTCCAATCGTAGATATTGACATTGTTTCCTAGCTAGTATATTGTAATTATAAGTATACTAACGGCAAAAAATAAAAAATATATAAAAAACTAAGAAGGATACAACCAGTCATTGAAGAAGATATTAAAAATAAGTTTAAAGAATGGGGGACATAGCCTTGAAATCAATCAAGGTTTTGATAATAGGAGCCGGAAAAGGCGGCAGTTCTATACTGAGGTTCTTCTTGAAACAAAAAGCTATCAGAATAGTCGGTGTATCGGATATAAATCTTAATGCCCCGGCAATAAAAATTGCCCTAGAAAATAACATACCTGTTTTTTCAGATTTCAAAAAAATGCTTTTTGAAAAGCGAAATGAAACAGACGTTATTATTGAAGCAACAGGCCTTTTGTCGGTTCAGGAAGAATTAAAAAGATTAAAACCAAATCGTGTTTCCGTGTTGGAAGCCGAAGCTGCAAGTTTAATGATGACAATCATAGAAGAAAACTTACATCTATATAAAGTTAAAGAAACTGAAGAACTGCTTCAAACCATTCTCAATTCGGCCCAAGAAGGCATACAAGTAGTGGATAAAGACGGAAAAATTGTATATATAAACAAAGCCTTTACAAACATAACAAAAATCCCCCCAGAAGAGCGCATTAATAAGAGTGTTTTTCAAGTCTCTCCAGATGGTGCTTTATGCGAAGTCCTGAGAACTGGAAAACCTGTATTTGGAAAACCAAATATTGTTAAAGGGTCAAATATTGAGGTTGTTTCAAATGCCTCACCAATTATAGTCAACGGTAAGATTACAGGAGCCGTAGTAATTTTCCGCGACGTAACTGATATGAAAAGGATATTGAAAAAACTTAATGAAAGGGAAGAACTTATTAAAAACCTAAAGGGCAGTATAAATAATCTTACAGCTGCCAAATATACCTTCGATGACTTAATAGGAGAAAATCCAGTTTTTAAAGAAAGTATCTCAATTGCAAAGAAGGCTGCCGAAGCTGATACAACGGTCCTTCTAACAGGTGAAAGCGGTACCGGAAAGGAACTCTTTGCCCACGCCATACACAATTACAGCTTTCGTAAAAATAAGCCTTTTATAAGGATCAACTGTGCAGCCATTCCGCCAAATCTCCTTGAAAGCGAATTGTTTGGATATGAAAAAGGAGCTTTCACTGGCGCAATTGAACGGAAAATTGGGAAATTTGAACTGGCTGACGGCGGTACTATATTTTTAGATGAAATAGGTGATATGGACACAAACCTCCAGGCTAAAATTTTAAGGGTGCTCCAGGAAAAGGAAATAGAACGTTTGGGAGGCAGTAAACCTGTTAGAATAAATGTCAGGGTGATTGCAGCTACAAACCGCAATCTTATTGACATGATAAGACAGGGCAACTTCAGGGAAGACCTGTTCTACAGGCTAAATGTTTTAAACATCTCTATACCTCCTCTTCGCGAAAGGATAAATGACATTCCTAAGCTTGCCGAAAGAATAATGATGAAATTAAATCAAAAATCAGGGAAAAAAATTGTGCGAATTAGTAATGACGCTTTAAAGTCATTGATGGCGTACTCATGGCCAGGTAATGTAAGGGAACTTGAAAATGTACTTGAAAGGGCAATAACCCTTGCTGACAGCGATGTTATAGATGATAATCTAATCAGGCCCTACCTGAAACCTGATATTCATAAAAATGATGAAGAGGATATACTCCCCCTTGATGAAGTTGAAAAAAGGGTCATAGAAAGCGCATTAAAAAAATACGGTACTAGCCTGCCAGCTAAAAAAAAGATCGCAGAAAAATTAAATATCTCCCTTGCTACCCTATATAATAAGCTGAAGAAATACAGACTCAATTATAAAATTTAGAACTCGCTTTAAGTTTTAGAAACCTATTTATAACCATCTAACAAAATAGTTTCACTGCTTTAGTTCTAAAATTTAAAAACTGTATATAACGATTGTAAGAAGCCCTTAATATATATAAGGGTTTTTCTAATTAAAAATATAGTTTTAAAACTGGCATGAATTATGCATTTTTCTTAAAACAGTTAATATATCAGATTATTCAGGAAAACAGTTTAAGATTAAGGGAGGAATAACAATGAGGGTAAAAAACCACCCGATATTAGGGGGGGATCGGCGCATGTCAACCGTTACAATTACCGTTGACGGCAGGGAAATAAAAGCCATTGCGGGGGAACCTATTGCGGCTGCTCTCCTGGCTGCAGGAATTAAAAAGTTCAGGATGACTGAAAAAACGGGGGAACCCAGAGGGGTATTTTGTGCAATAGGGAGATGTACGGATTGTGTTATGACCGTCAACGGCATACCGAATATAAGAACCTGTGTTACCCCTGTAGAAAACGGAATGGTAATCGAGACTCAGAAGGGCCGTGGCACATGGAGGGAAAGCAGATGAAAAGAACCCAAGTAGCAATTGTAGGTGCGGGCCCTGCCGGCCTTGCCGCCGCCATTGAAGTTGCCCGGGCCGGCGGGAAGGTAACCCTACTGGACGAAAACAGCAGACCCGGTGGGCAGCTGTTTAAACAGATACACAAGTTTTTTGGTTCGAGGGAACACAAAGCAGGAGTAAGAGGCTTTAGAATAGGAGAACAGCTTTTAGAAGATACGAAAAGATTAGGGGTAGAAGTCCTGCTGGATTCACCGGTTTACGGCATTTTCAGTGATTTTACCATCGGATACATAAATGCCAATAAAGAATATTCAATTAAAGCTGAAAGGATAATACTCGCAACGGGTGCTTCCGAAAATGCCCTTGCCTTTCCCGGCGGAACCCTGCCGGGTGTTATGGGTGCAGGGGCAGCCCAGACCCTGATCAATGTCCATAGGGTACTTCCGGGCAAAAGGGTCATAATGGTAGGCTCGGGGAATGTGGGACTGATCGTTTCGTATCAATTGATGCAGGCAGGGGCTGATGTAGTAGCGCTAATCGAAGCCGCCCCTGAAATAGGAGGATACGGGGTTCATGCCAGTAAAATACGGCGGGCTGGTGTTCCTATATATACATCTCATACCATAAAAGAAGTATTCGGCAAGGATTGTGTTGAAGGTGCTGTAATTGTCCAGCTCGGCAGGGACTGGCAGCCTATTGATGGGACTGAAAAAATCTTAAAAGCTGACACCGTCTGCATTGCAGTAGGGCTTAACCCGTTATCGGAACTGGCCTGGCTGGCAGGGTGCGAATTTGCCTTTATTCCAGAACTGGGAGGGCATGTTCCCAAGCATGACTTAAACATGGAAACTACTTTAAAGGGGCTTTATGTAGCCGGCGATATTACGGGGGTCGAAGAAGCGAGTTCGGCCATGGAAGAAGGCAGGCTTGCTGGGATAGCCTGTGCGGAAAGCCTCGGCCTTTACCCTCAGGATGAAGCAGAAAGGCTGAAGCAGGAGGTTAGAGAAAGGCTGAATGCCTTAAGGACAGGGCCTTTTGGACAGAAAAGGCGGAATGCCAAAGACAGGCTTGTAAAACTATTTCTGGGTGGTGAACAGGTTGAATAAAGGAATCAAAAAAACAGGTACACCTTCATGGGAAGAGCTTAAAGCCTCTCCCGGTTTGCCCGATGAAGACAGGCTGGAAAAAGGCCCGGTGGCATTTATAGAATGCGTACAGGAAATCCCCTGCAACCCCTGTGAAGAAGCATGCCCCTTTAATGCCATAGAAGTGGGGACACCGATTACCAATCTCCCCAAGCTCAATGGGGAAAAGTGCACGGGATGTGGTTTGTGCATAGCAGCCTGTCCGGGCCTTGCTATATTTAGGGTCCATAAAAACTATACTGATTCAACATCTCTCGTAGAATTCCCTTTTGAATATTACCCCCTGCCCGAGGAGGGAGAAACAGTAAACTGCGTCAACAGAGAAGGGAAATTCATTACAAAAGGCAGGGTTGTCAGAGTCAGAAACCCGGAACGGTTTGATTCAACCCCTTTGATTACGGTAGAAATCCCTAAAGAGTTCTATTTAGAAGTCCGCAGTATGGAAAGGAAGAGGTGTAAAGGATGTTAGAAAAAAAGCCGGTTTATATATGCCGCTGTCAGGAAGTTACAGAAGAAGAAATTAAAAAAGCTATTGAAGACGGGGCAAGGACTATTAAGGGGATAAAAAACCGAACCCATGCCACAATGGGATTATGTCAGGGCAGGACATGCCGCAGGCTGATAGAAAGGATGCTGGCACATTATACAGATGTTTCGGAATTGAAACCGGGTATTAGGCCCCCTGTAAGAACTATTAAGATCGCTGAAATTGTTGAAGGGGATGGTGAAAATGAATAAAACCAGTGAAATCGTAATAATCGGCGGCGGGGTTATAGGTACTTCAACAGCATACTATCTTTCAAAGGCTAATAAAAGGGTAACCCTTATAGAAAAAGGCGACCTTGCCTCAGGGGCTTCAGGGGCCTGTGACCAGGATATAATCCTGCAGTCGAAAAATCCGGGAATCCATTTAAAACTGGCAATGGCAAGTGCCGAACTGTATAAGACCCTGGAGGCTGAGCTGGGTCATCCCATTGAATACGAAAATACGGGGGGAATGATTTTAATAGAAACAGAAGAAGAGATGGAAATAATGAAACGCTTTGTTAAAAGGCAGCAGGAAACCGGGCTGGAAGTTGAAATCCTGGATAGAAAGGAAGCTTCAAAACTCCAGAGGGGTCTTGCCGGCCATCTGCTTGGTTCCACTTACTGCCCGCAGGACGCCCATGTAAATTCAATAGAGCTTACTATAGGTTTTGCTAAAGCTGCAAAAAGGCTGGGGGCCCAAATAATGCTTCATACGGAAATTACCGGGATCAAACAAAAAAACGGGAAAGTTACCGGAGTAAAGACAACGAAGGGAGATATAGACTGCGAACTGGTTGTAAACTGCAGTGGGGCATGGGCACCAAAGATAGGAAAAATGGTAGGTATAGATATCCCGATAAAGCCCCGCAGGGGTCAGATCGTCGTGACAGAAGAGGTGCCCCCCTTTGTTATGGGTGATGTGCTTTCCGCAAGGTATATTGTAGCAAAGTATAATCCCGATACCCTGAAAGATTCCGATGACCCCGGAATTAAGCTGGGTGTCGGCCTTTCCCTGAGCCAGACCCAAAAGGGCAATATCCTGATAGGTGCAACCAGGGAATTTGTAGGTTACGATACGTCTGTGACACGAACCGGGTTGAAAGAGATCCTCAAAAACGCTACAAGGCTTGTTCCTGATTTGAAACAAATAAACATTATCCGCATGTTTTCAGGACTAAGGCCCTATACCCCTGACGGCCTGCCTATCATAGGCCCGGTTAATGAACCGGAAGGTTTCTTTATAGCAGCAGGCCATGAGGGGGACGGTATAGCCCTTGCACCGATTACAGGCAGGATAGTATCAGGGCTCATATGCGGCGATAAACTGCCGTTTAATCTGGAAGAACTAAGCCCTTATAGATTCTAGCCATTGCATTTTGAAGCCTATGCAATGGCTAGCTATAATCTTATATAAAAATGAACAAAAATCTTAACGTATTTGTCCGATCAAACAATATAATCACCAAGCTGGTCAGTCTGTCATATCTATACCTTCTAAAATATCAAAGCATGACAAAGGGTCTCCATCAAGGAAAAGCCACGGATTAACAAACACCCGGCCTATACTTATAGTCCAGTGGAGATGGGGGCCCGTTGAAAAACCCGTTGAACCTACCTCACCTATTATGTCCCCTTTTTCCACCATCTGGCCTTCTACTACATGCAGTTTATCAAGGTGGCTGTAAGACGAAAATACATTCATGCCATGGTCGATTATAATTGTATTACCCGTTACATTTAACTCTTTTGAAAGGGCAACCCGGCCCCTGTTAGCGGCTTTAACGGGTGTCCCTTTTTCTGCTGCAATATCCAAACCCGAATGTCTGCTTGATTCAACATTGTTGATATAGCGGATGACACCGAATTCAGTGGAGATCCTCCCTTCAACGGGCATCAAAAAAACTCCTTCCCATAAAGGGTAATCTGCCGTTTTAGACTTAGCCCTAACGGTATGTTCCAGATCCTCTAATAAAAGCTTTTCACTGCGCTTTGACTGCAGGCTGGCCGTAACCTTTAGATATTGGGTTTCAAAGTCTTTTAAGGAAACGGTTATGACTTCTTCCCTTTCCATAATTACAGTATCGTCCCTAATAACTTTTACACAGAAAGCATAATCACCCGGGTTCGTCCGGTAACTGACTCCAACAATAGCTAGCCTATCATCACTGTAACTGTAAAAAACAGGGGTATTTATTGCTAAGTCTGTACTGCAGATTATTTCGTCCCCTTCTTGGATGTTTCTTAATCGGACCGAAAAAAAATCCCCCTGAAGTATCTCCGTAGCAGAGAAGTTGACCTCCGGTATTACCTCTTCCACTTCTTCATAACTTTGGTTCTGTTCTTCTATTACCGCCCCATTTTCGTTCAGCTTATTTCCCTCTCCCCTATTTCCCAGAGAAGAACAGCTCATCAAAAACAGAGAGACCCCTACCAACAGACAGAAGATGAAAAAACCTTTTTTTGAACGGAAACCTGAAATTCGGTACATACTCACGGCAGCACCCCTAACCTACTATTGCCAATTTTTATAGAGTATATTGCCATCTTGATCAAAAGCAGTTACATTTGTTTCAAAGCCGGATGTGTTTTCTGAAAATAAATAGTATAATTTAGATTTTCTTATCGTTTACATAAAAATCTTTAGTTTCAGCTTCTTTATAGAATTCCCCATCTTTACTGCTTACAATCACCTTTGCTACTGCCGGATTGTTAATATATCCGTAGAAAACGGCCCCAACTTCATAATTTTCTTCAACAGGAGGATTACAAAGCAAAGACCATGACCAGCTAATAGCATCTCCTTTTTCTACTTCACCGGGGGTTGCTACCTTAACTTCCCATTTGTCATCTATCCTGGCTATCCTCGCAATATTGATTAAACCCCTTTTGCTAAGATAGAAAACTATCGTTTCGTTGTCATTAATCCCCCGTTTATAAAGAATTTTACATAATTGCCACGTGGATGAAGCATCTTTGAACTTGTCATTTATAGTTTTCTCAACATTTAAATCTTCAATTGTCCCCGTTTTATTTATGCAGCCGTTCATCAAAAATGCTGTAAATATAATTAAACCTATAATAAATACCATTTTTTTCATTTAGATCTCTCCTTGACATAAGGCAGCAAAACTAACGTTTCTCCTTGATCAGGTTATAAGATTTATTTAAAAAGCCTGGGCTGCCTGTTTCATCAATCCCATCAATAGCACTAATGCTGCAATAGAGCAATAAACATAGGTATAAACAAGAGTGCCATTATCGAAGGAAAACCCACACTTAAAAATAAAAAGACCATCATGGCTATTGATACATAGCAGTTTCCGCGCTTTTGACGGTTTATACGGCATCAACAACCGGCCATGTTTGTTGATTGCATACACTAACATAAAGTGTACCTCTTTCCAGAGTTATTTGCCCTTCGCCAATGTTACCCGTGCTTGCACGTCCATATCACTGTTCCTACCCCCGGAACTATTTAGATTACGGACGATAGAGCTTCAGACTAGGGCAT is a genomic window of Koleobacter methoxysyntrophicus containing:
- a CDS encoding (2Fe-2S)-binding protein, with the translated sequence MLEKKPVYICRCQEVTEEEIKKAIEDGARTIKGIKNRTHATMGLCQGRTCRRLIERMLAHYTDVSELKPGIRPPVRTIKIAEIVEGDGENE
- a CDS encoding 4Fe-4S binding protein — protein: MNKGIKKTGTPSWEELKASPGLPDEDRLEKGPVAFIECVQEIPCNPCEEACPFNAIEVGTPITNLPKLNGEKCTGCGLCIAACPGLAIFRVHKNYTDSTSLVEFPFEYYPLPEEGETVNCVNREGKFITKGRVVRVRNPERFDSTPLITVEIPKEFYLEVRSMERKRCKGC
- a CDS encoding sigma 54-interacting transcriptional regulator; protein product: MKSIKVLIIGAGKGGSSILRFFLKQKAIRIVGVSDINLNAPAIKIALENNIPVFSDFKKMLFEKRNETDVIIEATGLLSVQEELKRLKPNRVSVLEAEAASLMMTIIEENLHLYKVKETEELLQTILNSAQEGIQVVDKDGKIVYINKAFTNITKIPPEERINKSVFQVSPDGALCEVLRTGKPVFGKPNIVKGSNIEVVSNASPIIVNGKITGAVVIFRDVTDMKRILKKLNEREELIKNLKGSINNLTAAKYTFDDLIGENPVFKESISIAKKAAEADTTVLLTGESGTGKELFAHAIHNYSFRKNKPFIRINCAAIPPNLLESELFGYEKGAFTGAIERKIGKFELADGGTIFLDEIGDMDTNLQAKILRVLQEKEIERLGGSKPVRINVRVIAATNRNLIDMIRQGNFREDLFYRLNVLNISIPPLRERINDIPKLAERIMMKLNQKSGKKIVRISNDALKSLMAYSWPGNVRELENVLERAITLADSDVIDDNLIRPYLKPDIHKNDEEDILPLDEVEKRVIESALKKYGTSLPAKKKIAEKLNISLATLYNKLKKYRLNYKI
- a CDS encoding TRAP transporter large permease subunit, giving the protein MLLILIPVALLFIIILTPSIPRIGGDPRAGLLIAGITAALMGGLGIVGLLKASISGIDRIAWVIMLSFFGSIYAESQVKLGTMDTVLNTFRALFGKSPKGLIAAVILTLTLAGSLLGDAIAAATVIGVLVVMGLFEIGLKGEQIGSVILSGAILGSVMPPITQAFFLSASLVGLESPDPLIRIGYFTVGLGVLVAILASWRYVKIKQLPEELIPKKTASEILMEKWHTLVPLGVLIFIVVLASGFNYNIFNEWGFFVSINQILGKIPIIKGITFRVVEALVVVLLISFIFPQVNKKATSVISEGIKKVSKTIQIQLCAGVMIGAFYQAGLIDLVKNYAENLSATTMKLGGGFATILVGMLTGSQTTAQTTIITFLGPALKAIGVDPVKAALGAGHLAMAGQSMPPVGLTAFVVVGIVGGIINQKVDPIKVMLLTLPVTIYFAISGFIAWFI
- a CDS encoding NAD(P)/FAD-dependent oxidoreductase, whose protein sequence is MNKTSEIVIIGGGVIGTSTAYYLSKANKRVTLIEKGDLASGASGACDQDIILQSKNPGIHLKLAMASAELYKTLEAELGHPIEYENTGGMILIETEEEMEIMKRFVKRQQETGLEVEILDRKEASKLQRGLAGHLLGSTYCPQDAHVNSIELTIGFAKAAKRLGAQIMLHTEITGIKQKNGKVTGVKTTKGDIDCELVVNCSGAWAPKIGKMVGIDIPIKPRRGQIVVTEEVPPFVMGDVLSARYIVAKYNPDTLKDSDDPGIKLGVGLSLSQTQKGNILIGATREFVGYDTSVTRTGLKEILKNATRLVPDLKQINIIRMFSGLRPYTPDGLPIIGPVNEPEGFFIAAGHEGDGIALAPITGRIVSGLICGDKLPFNLEELSPYRF
- a CDS encoding (2Fe-2S)-binding protein; the encoded protein is MRVKNHPILGGDRRMSTVTITVDGREIKAIAGEPIAAALLAAGIKKFRMTEKTGEPRGVFCAIGRCTDCVMTVNGIPNIRTCVTPVENGMVIETQKGRGTWRESR
- a CDS encoding NAD(P)/FAD-dependent oxidoreductase, with amino-acid sequence MKRTQVAIVGAGPAGLAAAIEVARAGGKVTLLDENSRPGGQLFKQIHKFFGSREHKAGVRGFRIGEQLLEDTKRLGVEVLLDSPVYGIFSDFTIGYINANKEYSIKAERIILATGASENALAFPGGTLPGVMGAGAAQTLINVHRVLPGKRVIMVGSGNVGLIVSYQLMQAGADVVALIEAAPEIGGYGVHASKIRRAGVPIYTSHTIKEVFGKDCVEGAVIVQLGRDWQPIDGTEKILKADTVCIAVGLNPLSELAWLAGCEFAFIPELGGHVPKHDLNMETTLKGLYVAGDITGVEEASSAMEEGRLAGIACAESLGLYPQDEAERLKQEVRERLNALRTGPFGQKRRNAKDRLVKLFLGGEQVE
- a CDS encoding M23 family metallopeptidase, with the protein product MYRISGFRSKKGFFIFCLLVGVSLFLMSCSSLGNRGEGNKLNENGAVIEEQNQSYEEVEEVIPEVNFSATEILQGDFFSVRLRNIQEGDEIICSTDLAINTPVFYSYSDDRLAIVGVSYRTNPGDYAFCVKVIRDDTVIMEREEVITVSLKDFETQYLKVTASLQSKRSEKLLLEDLEHTVRAKSKTADYPLWEGVFLMPVEGRISTEFGVIRYINNVESSRHSGLDIAAEKGTPVKAANRGRVALSKELNVTGNTIIIDHGMNVFSSYSHLDKLHVVEGQMVEKGDIIGEVGSTGFSTGPHLHWTISIGRVFVNPWLFLDGDPLSCFDILEGIDMTD